The following are encoded together in the Streptomyces tsukubensis genome:
- a CDS encoding helix-turn-helix domain-containing protein yields MPAVAPKLRELRRTAGLTLEAAARAASLSPAHLSRLETGRRQPSLPMLLALSRTYGTTVSELLGESTADRDAVVRGGDTEPTRAGGWTYWQAGGQGRGMQTLRVHVPHGAQGDMVRVHPGEEWLYVLGGRLRLRLGDSTHVLKPGDSAHFDSLTPHRIAAADQGGADLLFVHTLMQSPVTALCLGDGNPGGA; encoded by the coding sequence CTGCCCGCCGTCGCTCCCAAACTACGCGAACTGCGCCGCACGGCCGGGCTGACCCTGGAAGCGGCGGCCCGCGCGGCCAGCCTCTCCCCGGCCCACCTCTCGCGGCTGGAGACGGGCCGACGCCAGCCGTCCCTGCCCATGTTGCTCGCGCTCTCCAGGACCTACGGTACGACCGTCTCCGAACTCCTGGGCGAGAGCACCGCGGACCGGGACGCCGTGGTCCGCGGCGGGGACACGGAGCCCACCCGCGCGGGCGGCTGGACCTACTGGCAGGCGGGCGGCCAGGGACGCGGCATGCAGACGCTGCGCGTCCACGTCCCGCACGGGGCCCAGGGCGACATGGTGCGGGTGCACCCGGGCGAGGAATGGCTCTACGTACTGGGCGGCCGGCTCAGGCTGCGCCTCGGTGACAGTACGCATGTCCTCAAGCCGGGGGACAGCGCCCACTTCGACTCGCTCACCCCGCACCGGATCGCCGCCGCCGACCAGGGCGGCGCCGATCTCCTCTTCGTCCACACCCTCATGCAGAGCCCCGTCACCGCGCTGTGTCTCGGCGACGGCAACCCGGGAGGCGCCTGA
- a CDS encoding DUF6126 family protein, which translates to MSDASTNDERTASTNDERTATAGGTPAAGATPLTDATPGQGADASTGQGDPVAPMREEPAPMRVEPVKSRSIEDKLPRGLWVRLFAYIIAGHLVAAFLYLLFTLGEHSQ; encoded by the coding sequence ATGTCCGACGCGAGCACGAACGACGAAAGGACCGCGAGCACGAACGACGAAAGGACCGCGACGGCCGGCGGGACCCCGGCCGCGGGCGCCACGCCCCTGACCGACGCCACTCCTGGGCAGGGCGCCGACGCCAGCACCGGACAGGGAGACCCCGTGGCTCCGATGCGGGAGGAGCCCGCCCCGATGCGCGTGGAGCCCGTCAAGAGCCGTTCGATCGAGGACAAGCTGCCGCGCGGCCTGTGGGTACGGCTGTTCGCCTACATCATCGCGGGCCATCTCGTCGCCGCGTTCCTGTACCTGCTCTTCACCCTCGGGGAGCACAGCCAGTGA
- a CDS encoding tyrosine-protein phosphatase: MTQQVPPQAEPELEAVRNFRDVGGIPTVDGGRVRAGRLFRSGHLAHATASDTAFLSSLGLHTVFDFRNAADQALEGKDVDLPGVRNVSMPLNDPADGAGFWKLVRNGDIGQLHALLGDGRAATRMTDTYRSVITEKTAQHGELLRALAGDSVPALLHCAAGKDRAGMSIAIVLLAVGAEPGAIEEDYLKSNAPHRRYKVRRDSDAPGGMSPEVMELLNPLFEARAEYLHAALETIEETWGSTDRYFEEGLGLTPELRGTLRGQLVES; this comes from the coding sequence GTGACACAGCAGGTCCCGCCGCAGGCAGAGCCCGAGCTGGAAGCCGTACGCAACTTCCGTGATGTGGGCGGAATACCGACCGTGGACGGCGGGCGGGTCAGGGCGGGGCGGCTCTTCCGCAGCGGCCATCTCGCACACGCCACCGCCTCCGACACCGCTTTCCTGTCGTCGCTCGGCCTGCACACCGTCTTCGACTTCCGCAACGCGGCGGACCAGGCCCTTGAGGGCAAGGACGTTGACCTGCCCGGCGTACGCAATGTCAGCATGCCGCTGAACGACCCGGCGGACGGCGCGGGGTTCTGGAAGCTGGTACGGAACGGCGACATCGGCCAGTTGCACGCGTTGCTCGGCGACGGCAGGGCGGCGACCCGGATGACGGACACCTACCGGTCGGTGATCACGGAGAAGACCGCGCAACACGGTGAACTGCTCCGCGCGCTGGCGGGCGACAGTGTGCCCGCGCTGCTGCACTGCGCGGCGGGCAAGGACCGTGCGGGCATGTCCATCGCGATCGTCCTGCTGGCGGTCGGGGCCGAGCCCGGGGCCATCGAGGAGGACTACCTCAAGTCGAACGCCCCGCACCGCCGCTACAAGGTGCGGCGGGACAGCGACGCGCCCGGCGGTATGTCGCCCGAGGTGATGGAGCTGCTCAATCCCCTCTTCGAGGCCCGCGCGGAGTACCTGCACGCGGCGCTGGAGACCATCGAGGAGACCTGGGGCTCCACGGACCGCTACTTCGAGGAAGGCCTGGGACTGACCCCGGAGCTGCGCGGGACGTTGCGCGGGCAGCTCGTGGAGAGCTGA
- a CDS encoding M23 family metallopeptidase, translating to MPATGKHRRSSRRLSRGLAVATTGGAVVALPLLGAAGAHAATPAAAPQKAETTYSVAAGDTLAKIARDHHVSGGWQKLYEANHKAVGSDPAKIKPGMELNLVVASAAKAPATGSTQSGSGWQAPVKASIGTGYQASGGSWSSGHHTGIDFLVGSGTSVKAAAAGTVVAAGDGGAYGNQVVVHHADGHYTQYGHLSSISVSVGQQVSEGQQIALSGATGNVTGPHLHFEVRTGPDYGSDINPLDFLHQHGVSA from the coding sequence ATGCCCGCAACGGGTAAGCACCGTCGTTCCAGCCGCCGTCTCAGCCGTGGTCTCGCCGTCGCGACCACCGGCGGAGCCGTCGTCGCCCTGCCGCTGCTCGGCGCGGCAGGCGCCCACGCGGCCACCCCTGCCGCCGCCCCGCAGAAGGCGGAGACCACCTACTCGGTGGCCGCCGGTGACACGCTGGCCAAGATCGCCCGCGACCACCACGTGAGCGGCGGCTGGCAGAAGCTCTACGAGGCCAACCACAAGGCGGTCGGCTCCGACCCGGCCAAGATCAAGCCGGGCATGGAGCTGAACCTCGTGGTCGCCTCCGCCGCCAAGGCGCCGGCCACCGGCTCCACGCAGAGCGGCAGCGGCTGGCAGGCCCCGGTCAAGGCGTCCATCGGTACCGGCTACCAGGCCTCCGGCGGCAGCTGGTCCAGCGGCCACCACACCGGCATCGACTTCCTCGTCGGCTCGGGCACCTCCGTGAAGGCCGCCGCCGCCGGCACCGTCGTCGCCGCGGGCGACGGCGGCGCGTACGGCAACCAGGTCGTCGTCCACCACGCCGACGGGCACTACACCCAGTACGGCCATCTCTCGTCGATCTCCGTCTCCGTGGGCCAACAGGTCAGCGAGGGGCAGCAGATCGCCCTCTCCGGCGCCACCGGCAACGTCACGGGGCCGCACCTGCACTTCGAGGTCAGGACCGGCCCCGACTACGGCTCGGACATCAACCCGCTCGACTTCCTGCACCAGCACGGAGTCTCCGCCTGA
- a CDS encoding SGNH/GDSL hydrolase family protein — protein sequence MAQVSRFPSNPVIRSYAAVGDSFTEGVGDPGPGGGYVGWADRLAVLLADRLPEHTFRYANLAVRGKLLDQIVAGQVARAKELAPDLVTFAAGGNDMLRPGADPDDAAERFERAVADLRDSVGTVMVTTGFDTRDTPVLRRLRGKIATYNEHVRAVADRYGCPVLDLWSLKTIQDRRAWDTDRLHLSAEGHTRVALRAGLVLGLEVPADPDQPWPPLPPRGTLEERRDDITWAREYLVPWIGRRLRGESSGDHVVAKRPDLLPL from the coding sequence GTGGCACAGGTATCGAGGTTTCCCAGTAATCCCGTCATTCGGTCCTACGCGGCTGTCGGCGACAGCTTCACCGAAGGTGTAGGCGACCCGGGGCCCGGCGGTGGCTACGTCGGCTGGGCCGACAGGCTGGCGGTCCTGTTGGCCGACCGGCTCCCCGAGCACACCTTCCGCTACGCCAACCTCGCCGTACGCGGGAAACTGCTCGACCAGATCGTGGCCGGGCAGGTGGCCCGCGCCAAGGAACTCGCCCCCGACCTCGTGACCTTCGCCGCGGGTGGCAACGACATGCTGCGGCCCGGCGCCGACCCGGACGACGCCGCCGAACGGTTCGAGCGGGCCGTCGCCGACCTCCGCGACTCCGTCGGCACGGTCATGGTGACCACGGGGTTCGACACCAGGGACACCCCGGTCCTGCGCCGGCTGCGCGGCAAGATCGCCACCTACAACGAACACGTACGCGCGGTGGCCGACCGGTACGGCTGCCCCGTGCTCGACCTCTGGTCCCTGAAGACGATCCAGGACCGCCGCGCCTGGGACACCGACCGGCTGCACCTCTCCGCTGAGGGCCACACCCGTGTCGCACTCCGAGCGGGCCTGGTACTCGGCCTCGAAGTTCCCGCCGACCCCGACCAGCCCTGGCCTCCACTGCCCCCGCGCGGCACCCTCGAAGAGCGGCGCGACGACATCACCTGGGCGCGCGAGTACTTGGTGCCGTGGATCGGCAGACGGCTGCGCGGCGAGTCCTCCGGTGACCACGTGGTCGCCAAGCGGCCCGACCTGCTTCCGCTGTAG
- a CDS encoding TetR/AcrR family transcriptional regulator: protein MARVRLSVAQRREELLGAAVEQIQQRGVAALRVADVAAALGVSNALVLYHFATKEKLVAAAFAYAAEADLVHLRKLLGRRTTAVRRLRAAVRWYAPTGTAKGWRLWIEGWAVSLREPALREVARGLDGEWKAALAEVMAQGAAAGEFHCQDPVGAALRLTALLDGFAVQFTAYESTVSRTLMQGWVDDALARELGLDRSALTATAR, encoded by the coding sequence GTGGCCAGAGTCCGGTTGAGTGTGGCGCAGCGGCGCGAGGAGCTGCTCGGCGCAGCCGTCGAACAGATCCAGCAGCGTGGTGTGGCCGCGCTGCGTGTCGCCGATGTCGCGGCGGCGCTCGGCGTGAGCAACGCCCTGGTCCTCTACCACTTCGCGACGAAGGAGAAGCTGGTGGCCGCGGCGTTCGCGTACGCGGCCGAGGCGGACCTCGTCCATCTGCGAAAGCTGCTCGGCCGCCGCACGACAGCGGTACGCAGGCTCCGGGCCGCCGTACGGTGGTACGCGCCGACCGGTACGGCCAAGGGCTGGCGGCTGTGGATAGAGGGCTGGGCCGTCTCGCTGCGTGAGCCGGCGCTGCGTGAGGTGGCACGCGGGCTGGACGGCGAGTGGAAGGCGGCGCTCGCCGAGGTCATGGCGCAGGGCGCAGCCGCGGGAGAGTTCCACTGCCAGGACCCGGTGGGCGCGGCGCTGCGTCTCACGGCGCTGCTCGACGGTTTCGCTGTGCAGTTCACGGCGTACGAGAGCACCGTGTCGAGGACGCTGATGCAGGGATGGGTCGATGACGCGCTCGCCAGGGAGTTGGGCCTCGACCGCTCCGCACTCACCGCGACGGCGCGCTGA
- a CDS encoding Glu/Leu/Phe/Val dehydrogenase dimerization domain-containing protein: MTTAETAPARATAHEPSPAPPLISLTWTDHVTGRQGFLVVDRLVRGVSSGGLRMRPGCTLPEVTGLARGMTMKEALHYNPEGRYIPLGGAKGGIDCDPRDPEAYGVLVRYLRAMRPHIETFWTMGEDLGLTQDLVDRAAAEAGLVSSIQAVYPLLDDEAAARQRLADAFAVDVDGIGLDELVGGCGVAEAVLAALDRAGVPHTGTRVSVQGLGTMGGATARFLSRAGLLVVAVADIKGTIANPAGLDVEALLAARDGHGAVNRAALRPGDAELPGDAWLSADAEVLVPAAVSYAIDAKGQEAITARWIVEAANMPVLPEAEALLTRRGVVVLPDVVVNSGTNAWWWWVLFGDIAPTAEDSFAYTRASMRALVDLMLARADSEGSTPREAAHAVVADRLPRIAERFGWYR; this comes from the coding sequence ATGACCACCGCCGAGACCGCCCCCGCACGCGCGACCGCCCACGAGCCCTCCCCCGCACCGCCCTTGATATCGCTGACCTGGACCGACCACGTGACGGGACGTCAGGGCTTCCTCGTCGTGGACCGGCTGGTGCGGGGCGTATCCAGCGGAGGGCTGCGCATGCGGCCCGGCTGCACGCTGCCCGAGGTCACGGGGCTGGCGCGCGGCATGACGATGAAGGAGGCCCTGCACTACAACCCGGAGGGGCGTTACATCCCGCTGGGCGGTGCGAAGGGCGGTATCGACTGCGATCCCCGCGACCCCGAGGCGTACGGCGTGCTGGTGCGCTACCTGCGCGCGATGCGCCCGCACATCGAGACGTTCTGGACGATGGGCGAGGACCTCGGCCTGACCCAGGACCTGGTGGACAGGGCGGCGGCCGAGGCCGGTCTCGTCTCGTCGATCCAGGCCGTCTACCCGCTGCTCGACGACGAGGCCGCCGCCAGGCAGCGGCTCGCCGACGCCTTCGCGGTCGACGTGGACGGCATCGGCCTCGATGAACTGGTCGGCGGCTGCGGAGTCGCCGAGGCGGTGCTCGCCGCTCTCGACCGGGCGGGAGTGCCGCACACGGGTACGCGCGTCTCGGTACAGGGGCTCGGCACCATGGGCGGGGCCACCGCTCGCTTCCTCTCCCGCGCCGGGCTGCTCGTCGTCGCCGTCGCCGACATCAAAGGGACGATCGCCAACCCTGCGGGGCTCGACGTGGAGGCCCTCCTCGCGGCGCGGGACGGGCACGGGGCGGTGAACCGCGCGGCGCTGCGCCCCGGCGACGCCGAACTGCCCGGTGACGCCTGGCTCTCCGCCGACGCCGAGGTCCTGGTGCCCGCGGCCGTCTCGTACGCGATCGACGCGAAGGGGCAGGAGGCGATCACCGCACGCTGGATAGTCGAGGCGGCCAACATGCCGGTACTGCCCGAGGCGGAGGCGCTGCTGACCCGGCGCGGTGTCGTCGTCCTGCCCGATGTCGTCGTCAACTCGGGGACCAACGCCTGGTGGTGGTGGGTCCTCTTCGGTGACATCGCGCCCACGGCTGAGGACTCCTTCGCGTACACGCGCGCGTCGATGCGCGCGCTGGTCGATCTGATGTTGGCGCGGGCGGACTCCGAGGGGTCCACGCCCCGCGAGGCCGCGCACGCCGTCGTCGCCGACCGGCTGCCCCGTATCGCCGAACGTTTCGGCTGGTACAGGTGA